The following are from one region of the Salvia hispanica cultivar TCC Black 2014 chromosome 1, UniMelb_Shisp_WGS_1.0, whole genome shotgun sequence genome:
- the LOC125201357 gene encoding casein kinase II subunit beta-1-like isoform X1 gives MNMYRDRGGGGSSKAGEMLDRKRINDALDKHLEKSSPSTSRNKGSAVSVPSTSAAAGKHVDLRDSRSSSALTASKNKLSEEESETDSEESDVSGSDGEDTSWVSWFCNLRGNEFFCEVDDEYIQDDFNLCGLSNQVPYYDYALDLILDVESSHGDMFTEEQNELVESAAEMLYGLIHVRYILTSKGMAAMLEKYKNYDFGRCPRVYCCGQPCLPVGQSDIPRSSTVKIYCPKCDDIYYPRSKYQGNIDGAYFGTTFPHLFLMTYGHLKPQKPTQNYVPRVFGFKMHKP, from the exons ATGAACATGTACAGAGATCGAgggggcggtggctcgtccAAGGCCGGCGAGATGTTGGATCGGAAGCGAATCAACGATGCGCTCGACAAACATTTGGAGAAATCGTCGCCTTCCACATCCAGAAACAAGGGCTCAGCTGTCTCGGTGCCCTCCACCTCCGCCGCTGCCGGGAAGCACGTTGATCTCAGGGACAGCCGTTCTTCCTCCGCCCTCACCGCCAGCAAGAACAAGCTCTCCGAAG AGGAATCTGAAACAGACAGTGAAGAGTCTGATGTCAGTGGTTCTGATGGGGAAGATACATCTTGGGTTTCATGGTTTTGCAACTTGCGTGGAAATGAGTTTTTTTGTGAAGTCGATGATGAATATATCCAAGATGATTTCAATCTATGTGGATTGAGCAATCAAGTCCCATATTATGATTATGCACTTGATCTAATACTGGATGTAGAGTCATCTCATG GTGATATGTTTACCGAGGAAcagaatgagttagttgaatcAGCTGCGGAAATGCTGTATGGCCTTATTCATGTCCGTTACATCTTGACAAGCAAGGGAATGGCTGCAATG TTAGAGAAGTATAAAAACTATGATTTTGGAAGATGCCCAAGAGTCTACTGCTGTGGACAGCCATGCCTTCCAGTTGGACAATCAGACATCCCACGCTCAAGTACTGTGAAGATTTACTGTCCAAAATGTGATGACATTTACTACCCTCGATCCAAATACCAAGGCA ATATTGATGGGGCATATTTCGGAACCACATTCCCCCATCTGTTCTTGATGACGTACGGACACCTCAAGCCTCAGAAGCCAACACAGAACTACGTCCCTAGAGTTTTTGGCTTCAAGATGCACAAGCCTTGA
- the LOC125201357 gene encoding casein kinase II subunit beta-1-like isoform X2, whose amino-acid sequence MNMYRDRGGGGSSKAGEMLDRKRINDALDKHLEKSSPSTSRNKGSAVSVPSTSAAAGKHVDLRDSRSSSALTASKNKLSEEESETDSEESDVSGSDGEDTSWVSWFCNLRGNEFFCEVDDEYIQDDFNLCGLSNQVPYYDYALDLILDVESSHGDMFTEEQNELVESAAEMLYGLIHVRYILTSKGMAAMLEKYKNYDFGRCPRVYCCGQPCLPVGQSDIPRSSTVKIYCPKCDDIYYPRSKYQDIDGAYFGTTFPHLFLMTYGHLKPQKPTQNYVPRVFGFKMHKP is encoded by the exons ATGAACATGTACAGAGATCGAgggggcggtggctcgtccAAGGCCGGCGAGATGTTGGATCGGAAGCGAATCAACGATGCGCTCGACAAACATTTGGAGAAATCGTCGCCTTCCACATCCAGAAACAAGGGCTCAGCTGTCTCGGTGCCCTCCACCTCCGCCGCTGCCGGGAAGCACGTTGATCTCAGGGACAGCCGTTCTTCCTCCGCCCTCACCGCCAGCAAGAACAAGCTCTCCGAAG AGGAATCTGAAACAGACAGTGAAGAGTCTGATGTCAGTGGTTCTGATGGGGAAGATACATCTTGGGTTTCATGGTTTTGCAACTTGCGTGGAAATGAGTTTTTTTGTGAAGTCGATGATGAATATATCCAAGATGATTTCAATCTATGTGGATTGAGCAATCAAGTCCCATATTATGATTATGCACTTGATCTAATACTGGATGTAGAGTCATCTCATG GTGATATGTTTACCGAGGAAcagaatgagttagttgaatcAGCTGCGGAAATGCTGTATGGCCTTATTCATGTCCGTTACATCTTGACAAGCAAGGGAATGGCTGCAATG TTAGAGAAGTATAAAAACTATGATTTTGGAAGATGCCCAAGAGTCTACTGCTGTGGACAGCCATGCCTTCCAGTTGGACAATCAGACATCCCACGCTCAAGTACTGTGAAGATTTACTGTCCAAAATGTGATGACATTTACTACCCTCGATCCAAATACCAAG ATATTGATGGGGCATATTTCGGAACCACATTCCCCCATCTGTTCTTGATGACGTACGGACACCTCAAGCCTCAGAAGCCAACACAGAACTACGTCCCTAGAGTTTTTGGCTTCAAGATGCACAAGCCTTGA